The Teredinibacter sp. KSP-S5-2 genome includes a window with the following:
- a CDS encoding TonB-dependent receptor plug domain-containing protein, with translation MKSFAILTLPIYGILASSNAFCETNNHDIRQYRDLSNSAMALTPARMGQTIEDTPGSVTVLKRDQLLNQGIETIPEALRLVPGMSVLETTGYSQSSGHDYRIAYHGGSALVPRRLQVMVDGMSVYLAGLSKIDWAQLPVTVHDIERIEVTRNPSAASYGANSFQAVVNIITRHSADVPNHEASVQAGNRNDHFAFYRGAAGFGETTLTFRASQWRDNGYDEALNAQETGSAAPGSRDTTEVSRFLLRGDTLIQNDTELTIQIGAVTSKSESEYVVSRQESGVFPDIETEDYFFNGQLIHTHNDNSETRMQAYWKRNTLEQDFRACSPAVFILPESYALLRANPDYFDALLNNQIPSGGTTEDDALALALMTRVQQLGTTAFTPVCGTLNQDYKDERQHLTVEHHRFLTPELRWLAGATYEQLKNTSETYFTGYAQQSIVSGFMNVEWKPVSALTSNIGFMAEYPENIDELVFSPRASLNWHIHDTLSARWVVNRAFRTPDLAETDRSWNYRVRDISPVIDGITDSIFADYASSEGFNLQPERIDATEIGILYQGKRLTLDSRVFYEDLDDLITEKPAYADFQLSNNGSGTVQGFEVSGRYPIFPELYWDINYSYQDHDFTSLNEQGLNSEHSGSTALTFDNNDRTITFSYIGHSDQMNNSLDRWKISWREHLRTGNTALELFAHIQYQPSDVIYAEPAIDLAIRYTHEHTTYAELGIALRL, from the coding sequence GTGAAATCTTTCGCAATCCTCACCCTTCCAATATATGGTATTTTGGCGTCTTCTAACGCTTTCTGCGAAACCAACAATCACGATATTCGTCAGTATCGAGACTTATCGAATAGCGCGATGGCATTAACACCTGCACGAATGGGACAAACCATAGAAGATACCCCCGGCTCTGTCACAGTACTCAAGCGAGACCAATTATTAAATCAGGGAATAGAAACCATCCCGGAAGCCTTGCGTTTAGTTCCAGGGATGTCCGTTTTAGAAACCACTGGATATAGTCAATCCTCTGGCCATGACTATCGCATTGCCTATCACGGTGGTTCAGCACTCGTTCCAAGACGTTTACAAGTCATGGTTGATGGTATGTCCGTATATCTGGCCGGTTTATCCAAAATCGACTGGGCACAACTCCCCGTCACGGTTCACGATATTGAGCGGATAGAAGTTACCCGTAATCCCAGTGCTGCTTCCTATGGAGCCAATTCATTCCAGGCCGTGGTCAATATTATTACCCGCCATTCCGCAGATGTCCCGAATCATGAAGCTTCCGTGCAAGCAGGTAATCGTAACGATCATTTTGCTTTTTATCGAGGTGCCGCAGGCTTTGGCGAAACCACACTGACTTTTCGTGCATCACAATGGCGAGACAATGGTTACGACGAAGCCTTAAACGCACAGGAAACAGGTAGCGCAGCACCCGGCAGCCGAGACACGACAGAAGTTTCCCGTTTTTTACTACGTGGTGACACGCTGATTCAAAATGACACGGAACTGACGATTCAAATCGGTGCCGTAACATCAAAATCGGAGTCTGAGTATGTAGTCAGCAGACAAGAGTCTGGCGTTTTTCCAGATATCGAAACGGAAGACTATTTTTTTAATGGTCAATTAATTCATACGCATAACGACAATTCAGAAACACGCATGCAAGCGTATTGGAAACGAAATACCCTGGAGCAGGATTTTCGTGCGTGTTCACCTGCCGTGTTTATTCTGCCGGAATCCTATGCATTACTCAGGGCAAACCCTGACTACTTCGATGCCTTACTCAATAATCAAATTCCCTCTGGTGGAACGACTGAAGATGATGCCTTAGCCCTGGCATTAATGACACGAGTACAACAGCTCGGCACTACCGCTTTTACACCTGTTTGCGGCACACTAAATCAAGACTACAAAGATGAAAGACAACACCTGACGGTAGAACACCACCGATTTCTAACACCCGAACTTCGTTGGCTTGCAGGTGCAACATACGAACAACTAAAAAATACCAGTGAGACCTATTTTACAGGCTATGCCCAACAGAGCATTGTCAGTGGATTTATGAACGTCGAATGGAAACCCGTCTCGGCACTCACAAGCAATATCGGCTTTATGGCCGAATACCCGGAAAACATCGACGAATTAGTCTTCAGTCCAAGAGCATCCCTTAACTGGCATATACATGACACACTCAGCGCTCGTTGGGTTGTGAATCGCGCCTTTCGCACGCCAGATTTAGCCGAAACAGATCGAAGCTGGAATTACCGTGTTCGCGATATATCTCCGGTTATTGATGGTATTACCGACAGCATCTTTGCGGACTATGCTTCATCGGAAGGGTTTAACTTGCAACCCGAACGTATAGACGCGACGGAAATCGGCATACTCTATCAAGGGAAACGACTCACACTGGACAGTCGTGTATTTTACGAAGACCTCGATGATCTCATCACGGAAAAACCCGCCTACGCCGATTTCCAACTCAGCAATAATGGCTCAGGCACTGTCCAAGGCTTTGAAGTCAGCGGCCGTTATCCCATCTTTCCAGAACTGTACTGGGACATTAATTACAGTTACCAGGATCACGACTTCACCTCGCTGAACGAGCAAGGACTCAATAGCGAACATTCGGGCTCTACCGCACTCACGTTTGATAACAATGATCGAACGATCACGTTCAGTTATATCGGCCACAGTGACCAGATGAACAATAGCCTGGATCGCTGGAAAATTTCCTGGCGAGAGCACCTGCGAACAGGTAACACAGCGCTGGAATTATTTGCCCATATTCAATACCAACCCAGTGATGTGATCTATGCAGAACCCGCCATAGATCTCGCCATTCGCTATACCCATGAGCACACAACTTACGCTGAACTTGGAATCGCACTGAGATTGTAA